The genomic segment CGCGGCGGCGCTCGTCCTGGTCCACTGCGCGGCGCTGTGGACGGCGACCCGCAGACCCTCCGGCGCCGAGGGCTGAGCCATGCCGCTCCAGGGAAACATCGAGTCCTTCGGCATCTCCGAGATCTTCCAGCTCATCTCCCAGCAGGGCAAGACCGGGACCCTGGAGATCCAGACTCCGCACGGGCTGGCGCGGCTTCGCTTCCTGGAGGGCAATCTCCTGGAGGCATGGCCCGACAAGCGAACGCCGGCGGAGTATATCGGCTCGCTCCTGGTCCGGTCTGGGCTCGTCACCGCGGCCCAGCTCGCCCAGGCCCTGGATGCACAGCGGCAGAGCCTGCGGCGGCTCGGCGACATCCTGCTGCGCATGGGCGTGGTGCGCATCGCCGACTTCCAGGGGGTGCTCGCCCTGCAGCACCGGGAGACGGCATACCGCCTGCTCCAGCTGCGCCGGGGGAGCTTTCGGTTCGTTCCCGGCCCCGTGGAACCGGAAGAGGGGGTGAGCGTACCCATGGACGTGGGAGAGCTCCTCATGGAGGGGTTTCGCCAGCTCGACGAGTGGCCCAAGCTCCTGGAGCGGGTTCCTTCCGAGAAGCAGGTCTACGGGCGCGTGGCCGAGACTCCGGAAGCCACCGACCTCGGTCGGGCGCAGAGCCGGGTCTACCAGCTCGTGGATGGCACGCTGACCGTGAGGGAAGTGGTGGATCGGGCGCGCCTGGGGGAGTTCGTGGGGTGGGAGGCCCTGGCGCACCTGTGCGAGAAGGGGCTCATCACCCCCCTGGGGGCCGCCCGCTACGCCCGGGTCGAGCCCAAGCCCGCCCGCCTCTCCCGCGTCCCCGACGCCCTGGCGGCGCTGGGTCTGGCCGCCCTGGCGGCCGCTCTGCTGTTCCTCTTCGCCGGGCAGGGCGTCGACACCGTGCGCCGCCTTGCCCGGGCGGCTCGGCAAGCGGGTGCGGAGGCCGGTGCCGTGGTCGAGCGGGGCCGACGGTGGGAAGCCGGGGCGCCCTTCGTGCGCCAGGACGCCCAGCGCCCCTCCCCCTCGCCTCCGGCCGGTGAAGGCCTGGAAGAGGGCTCCCAACCCTCCCAGGGCAACCGCTGAAGCGGCCCCACCCTTGGTGTAGCGCACGGTTGCAAGACCCGACTCGTCCCTTTGCGTCGTCCTCTTCCGGGAGAGCGCCTCGTGATCCTCGTGGCCGAGAACTGTACCGTGACCCATCCGGACGTGGCCCGTGCCGTGCGCGAGGAGGACGTGGGGCCCTTGGAGGTGCTTGCCGAGCAGGCACAGCGCGCCGGAGCCGCGTACCTGGACGTGAACCTGGGCGCCGGGCGCTGGGGCGGGCCCGAAGCGATGGCGTTCGTCCTGGGGGCCCTCGCGCCGTGGTGGCGGGGGGGTCTCCTGGTGGACACGCTACGCGCCCCCGTCATGGAGCGCGCCTGCGAGCTGTGGCAGGGTCCGGTGGTGTGCAACGGGTATTCCGGCGATTCGGGGCGGGAGGAGATTCTCGAGGTCGCGGCCCACCGGGGCGCGGACCTGGTCGTACTGCTCATGGCCCGGGGGATCCCCCGGGGAGTCGACGCGCGGCTCGCCCTGGCGGTCGAGCTCGCCGGCCGGTGCGAAGCGCGGGGCGTCGGCGTGGACCGGCTGTGGTTCGACCCCGTGGTCGCTCCCCTGGGCTGGGTGGACGGCCAGGAGTACGACGCGGAGCTGCTCGAGGTGCTGCGCCGCCTGCCCGAGGTGCTGGGGCAGCCGGTCAAGACCATCCTGGGGCTGTCCAACCTCACCACCGGTGCGGCCGCAAGGGGGCGAGTGCCGTGGCTCCAGGAGGTCTTCCTGGCGGCAGCCGCCGGGGCGGGCCTGACCCACGTGATGGCGGACGTGCGAAATCCGGGGGTGCTGCGCACCGTGCGTGCCCTGGACGTGCTGGCGGGGCGCCGCCTCTTTGCCCCCGAAGAGCTCCTGTAGGCACGGGGCGCCTCCCGCCGGGCCGGTTTGGCGGCGTTTGCCCAGGGCTCTGCGCGGGTTGAAGCCGTCCCCCCTTCTGAAGTACCCTGCGCCTCCCGTCTTCCCCCCGCCAAGGAGCCCCGTCGATGATGCAGCAGATGGCCTTCGGCGTAGTCGGTGGGCTGGGCCTGTTCCTCTTCGGCATGCGCATCATGTCCGAGGGCCTCCAGCGCTCGGCCGGGGCGCGGCTGCGCCAGCTGCTCCAGATGCTGACCCGGAATCGGATCGTCGCGCTCCTGGTGGGCCTGGTGGTGACGGCGGTGGTGCAGTCCTCCAGCGCCACCACGGTCATGGTGGTCTCGTTTGTCAACGCGGGCCTCATGAACCTGACCCAGGCAGTCGGGGTCATCCTCGGGGCCAACATCGGCACCACCGTCACCGCCCAGCTGATCGCCTTTAAAATCCAGCACTACGCCTTGCCCGCCATCGGCGCGGGCATGGGGCTCAAGCTCTTCACCAAGCGGGAGAAGTGGCAGAACACCGGAGAGATCCTGTTGGGCTTCGGCCTGCTCTTCTTCGGTATGACCGTGATGCGCGACGCCTTCGGGCCCCTGCGCTCGGATCCCATGTTCCAGGAGTGGTTCATCCGCTTCGGTGCGAGCCCGCTCCTGGCCATCGGAGTGGCGACGATCTTCACCATGATCGTGCAGTCGAGCTCCGCCACCGTGGGCATCACCATGGCGCTGGCGGCGACGGGGCTCTTGGACTTCAAGGCGTGCGTCGCGATCATCCTGGGGGACAACATCGGCACCACCATCACGGCCAACCTGGCATCCATCGGCACCAACGCGGCGGCGCGGCGCACCGCCCGGGCCCACTCGCTCTTCAACCTGTGCGGGGTCGCGTGGATATTGCTCGTCCTTCCCCTCTTCATGGAGCTGGTCGACGCAATTACCCCGGGGAATCCCGACTTCGTGATCCAGACCGCCGAAGAAGCGGCCCTCCTCGGGGGGGCCGTGGGAGACAAGCCCTACATCGCCCGCCACATCGCCAACGCCCACACCCTGTTCAACGTGGTCAACTGCCTCGTCTTCCTGCCCCTGCTCGGGCTTCTCACCCGCGCCGCGAGCTGGCTCGTCCCCGACAAGGCCGGGGCGGTCGAGTTGGAGTTTCACCTGAAGTATCTCAACCCAAAGGTGCTCGACACACCGGATATCGCGCTGGGCCAGGCCCGCCTGGAGGTGGCGCGCATGGCGCAGGTGACCGACGCCATGCTGCGGCGCTCCTGGGAGTACTTCCAGACCGGGGAGGAGGCGTCGTTCAACCGGGTGGTGCAGAAGGAGCAACTGGTCGACCTGCTCCAGAAGGAGATCACCGACTTCCTCACCCACCTCTCCCAGAAGTCCATCTCGGCGGACGCCTCCAAGGAGGTCGCCGACATGCTCCACGTGATCGCCGACCTGGAACGGGTGGGGGACCACGCCGAGAACCTGGCCAAGTTGGCGGCGCGCATGCACCGCAACAAGATCGAGTTCACCGAGGACGCCCGTGCAGGCATCCGGGACATCTTCGCGGTGGCCCAGGAGTTTGTGGGGTTTGCCGCCCACCACATGACGACGCGGGATACGGCGATCCTGTCCCAGGCCCGGGCCTTCGAGGACCGGATCAACCACCTCGAGGACAACCTGCGGGAGGGGCACATCCGCCGCCTCCAGGAGGGGGCGTGCCAGGTGGCGCCGGGCCTCATCTACATCGACATGCTCACCAATCTGGAGAAGATCGGGGACCACGCGTACAATGTGGCGGAGTTCCTGGCCGGAGCCCGCTGAACCCCGTACCCGCGCCCGCCGCGCACCGGAGTCATCCTTGCGACGAACCGCCCTCTTTTCCCTGGCCGTGGTCCTGGCGGGTCTGGCCCTGGTCCAGGGTCCCTCGGCCCGCGCCCCCGAGCTCGCCCCCGAGGCCCGGGACGACCTCTACCGGCGTCTGAAGGTTCTCTCCGAAGTGCTCGATATCGTACAGAGAGACTACGTGGAGGAGATCAGCGCCGAGGACCTGGTCTACGGCGCGGTGCAGGGAATCGTCTCCCGCCTCGATCCCCACTCCTCCTTCCTCAATCCCGACATGTTCCGCGAGATGCAGGTCGAGACCGAGGGGGCGTTCGGCGGGCTCGGCATCGAGGTCTCGGTGCGGGACGGCCGGCTCACCGTGGTGGCGCCCATCGAGGACACCCCCGCTGCCGTGGCCGGCATCCAGCCCGGCGACGTGATCGTGATGATCGAGGGGGAGCCCACCCAGGACATGGAGCTCATGGAGGCGGTGCGGCGGATGCGGGGCCCCAAGGGCACCCAGGTGACCATCCACGTCCTGCGGGAGGGCTTGGAGAGCCCCCTGGCCTTCACTCTGGTGCGCGACGTCATCCGCATCCGCAGCGTGCGCTCCCGGCGGGTCGACGGGATCGGGGTGGTGCGGGTCGCCCAGTTCCAGCAGGGTACCCACGCCGAGGTCCGCAAGGCCCTGGGGGAGCTCTCCGAAGAGGGGCCCCTGGACGGCCTGATCCTCGACCTGCGAAACGACCCCGGGGGGCTCCTGGACCAGGCGGTCAAGGTGGCGGATCTCTTCCTCAAGGGGGGCACCGTGGTCTCCACCCGGGGGCGGGACCCGGAGCAGGAGGTCATCTACACCGCGCGGGACGACGGCGACGAGCCGGATCTGCCCCTGATCGTCCTCGTCAACGAGGGCACGGCCTCGGCCTCCGAGATCGTGGCGGGGGCCCTCCAGGACCACGGGCGCGCCCTCGTCCTGGGGGAGCGCACCTTCGGCAAGGGGAGCGTGCAGACCATCCTGCCCCTCTCCGACGGGTCGGGCCTGCGGGTGACCACGTCCCTCTACTACACCCCTGCGGACCGGAGCATCCAGGCCAAGGGGATCGTGCCCGACGTGCACGTTCCCAGCGGCGCCGTCACGGTGGTCCAGCCGCTTCCGCCCCACGGCCAGACCCGGGAAGAAGACCTTCGCGGGCACTTCGAGCACCCCCCCATCGAGGCGGCCGAGCCGGGGCCCGAGGCTGCAGAGGCGGCGGAGGATTTGCAGCTGGAGCGGGCGTTGGAGCTGCTGAAGGGGTGGAAGATCTTCCAGGCCCTGGGCAGCGGGGCGGACCGGAACCCTGCGCGGGGGAGCGGTGGCCCGTAGGCGAAAGGCCAGGCGGGGGCGGCGCCGGCTCCTGGGCTGGGCGGGCACGGTCGTCCTGGCGCTGCTCGTGGGCCTGGCCGGAGGATATCTCTACCGGGAGCTTCCCCGGCGGCCCGAGCCCCCCCCCGGGGCCTCCTTTCAGCCCTCGGACGCCTCCCGCGCCCTCCGGGCCTGGAGCGACCTGGTGGGCCCGCTCGATCCCCGGGGCACCCGGGTCGCCGTGGCCGACCGTGCCGCGGGCCGGATCCTGCGGCAGCGGCTGGAGGCCGCCGCACAGCGCCACGGCGCCCGGGTGGTGGAGACCTCCCACGGTGAGGGGGCGCTGGGCCTGGAGCTCCGGGCGGGAGAAGGGCGTTTCCCGGTGGAGCTCTGGTGGTCCCTGCCGCCCGCCCTCCCTCCGACGCCCCTGCTCGCCATCGTCATCGACGATCTGGGCCGGAGCCGGGAGGAGGCCCAGGCGTTTCTCGACCTTCCCCTGCCCATCACCCCGGCCATCCTGCCCCACCTTCCCCTGAGCAGCCAGGTGGCCCACCTTGCCCGAGAGCGGGGCCGGGAGGTCCTGCTCCACCTTCCCATGCAGCCCCAGGGCTATCCGGAGCGCGATCCGGGGGAAGGCGCCCTCCTGGAGGGCATGGACGAAGAAGCGGTGCGTCGCTCCGTGGCCCGCAACCTCGTCTCCGTTCCCGGAGCGGCGGGGGTGAACAATCACATGGGCTCCCGGCTCACCGAGCTCGAATTGCCCATGAGGTGGGTCATGAACGAGCTCGCGGCCCGGGGGCTGTACTTTCTCGACAGCCTCACCTCCCCGCGCAGCGTCGCCGCCCAGGCTGCCGGCCGGGCGGGGCTGCGGTGGGCCCGCAGGGACGTCTTTCTCGACAACGACCGGGACGAGGAGGCCGTGGGCCGGCAGATCGAGAAGGCCGTGGAGGCCGCGCGGGCCGGGGGGTTCGCCGTGGCCATCGGGCACCCCCACGCCGTCACCCACCGGGCGCTGGCCCGGTGGGCCCCCGCCATCGAGGCGGCCGGGGTGCAGGTAGTGCCCCTGGGGGAGGGCCTGCGAAGGAGGGGAGGGGGGTCGATGGAGCGGGCGGCTGCCAGCCGTCCGCTGTCAGCGGCAAAGCCGTAGGGCGGGGCTCGCCCCGCCAGGTCGGCGCGCGAACCGGGCCTGCCGGGAAGAGCCGGCGTCGCAGACGATGGTGGGGGCGTGCCGTTTCGTTCCGCGACGGAACCCCGGGTGCCGGGCCCGTCAGTTTCCTTCCTCGCACGCCTCCTCCCCGAACACCTCGGCCTCGAACACGTAGATCGTCGTCCCGTGCCGCCAGGCCCCCGGGGGCAGGCCGGCCTTGCGGCAGGTCTGCTCGAGGAAGGTCTCCCGGTCCCAGCCGTGTTCCACGGCCACCTGGGGCAGGAGCACGCCCCGTTGGTACCCCCGCTCCAGGTACACCCCGTGGTGCCCCGCCACCACCTCTTCGGCCCGGGCCGGGCGCAGGGGGGAGAGCACACTGATCTCCACCTCCACCTCCGGCAGCTCTGCGGGGCGCAGGACTTCGAAGCGGGGGTCGCCCACCGCGGCCGAGCGGGCCATCTCCGCCACCGTGGAATAGAGGGGCGCGGAAGCCTCGAAGGTCCCGATGCAGCCGCGCAGCGTGCCCGAGCGGTGCAGCGTGACGAAGGCTCCCCGGGGCTCCCGCAGGGCGGCGGACTCGGGCGGGGGCGCCGAAAACCGCTCTCGGCGGGCGGCGGCCGCCGCCGCGTCTCGGGCGATCCGAAGCAGGGTGCGGCGGTCTCGGGGTTGCAGGGGCATCGGCGGCTCTCCGGGGGCGTGGCGCACGTGGGGCCAATCTTTGCCGGGGCTCGGGAGCTGTCAAGGCAGGATCAAGGCAGGGGAAAGGCGTTGACGCTGCGAAAAACCGGCTCCTATAATCCGCCCCTCGCCCCACCGGCTTCCCGGGAGGACCCATGCTGGCCATCAAGTGGATTCGCGACAACGCCGACGCCGTGCGCACCTACCTGAAGCGGCGCCGGGCCGAGGTCGACCTGGACCGCATCCTGGCCCTCGACGACCGCCGGCGCGACCTGCTCCAGGAGTTGGAGGCGCTTCGCAACCGCCGAAACGAGATCTCCCGCCGGGTGGGCCAGCGCAAGCGCGAGGGAGGCGATGCAGCCGACCTGGTAGCCGAGATGGGCGGGGTAGGGGAGCGGATCAAGGAGCTCGAAGCGTCGTTGCGGGAGGTGGAGCCCGTGCTGGACGACCTCCTCCTGCGCGTGCCCAACGCGCCCCACGCCTCCGTGCCCTCGGGGGAGGGGGAGGGGGACAACCCCGTGGTGCGCACCTGGGGGGAGCCCAGGACCTTCGACTTCGAGCCCCTGCCCCATTGGGAAGTGGGCGAGCGGCTCGGCATTCTCGACTTCGAACGGGCGGCCAAGATCTCCGGCGCCCGCTTCGTCGTCCTCAAGGGCCTGGGCTCCCGCCTCGAGCGGGCCCTCATCCAGTTCATGCTGGACCTCCACACCCGGGAGCACGGCTACCTGGAGGTGCTGCCCCCCTTCCTCGTCAACTCCCGGGCCATGACCGGCACCGGCCAGCTCCCCAAGTTCGCCGAAGACCTCTTCCACCTGGAGGGGACCGACTACTACCTCATCCCCACCGCCGAGGTCCCGGTCACCAACCTCCACATGGACGAGGTGCTGCCCGAGGAAGACCTCCCGGTGCGGTACGTCTCCTACACCCCGTGCTTCCGGGCCGAGGCCGGCGCCTACGGCAAGGACACCCGGGGAATGATCCGCCAGCACCAGTTCGACAAGGTGGAGCTCGTGAAGTTCGCGCACCCCGACCGCTCCTACGAGGAGCTCGAGGGGCTCACGGCAAACGCCGAGGAGATCTTGAAGCGCCTGGGGCTTCCCTACCGGGTGGTGAGCCTGTGCACGGGGGACCTGGGGTTTTCCTCCGCCAAGACCTACGACCTGGAGGTGTGGCTCCCGAGCCAGGGCGTGTACCGCGAGATCAGCTCCTGCTCGAACTTCGAGGACTTCCAGGCCCGGCGGGCAAGCATCCGGTATCGCCCCAAGGGGGGCAAGGGCACCCAGCTCGTCCACACCTTGAACGGCTCGGGCCTCGCCGTGGGCCGCACCCTGGTGGCGATTCTCGAGAACGGCCAGCAGGCCGACGGCTCTGTCCTGATCCCCGAGGCCCTTCGTCCCTACATGGGCACCGACCGGATCGCCTGAACCCCGAAGCCCGCGTCCCGAACCCCCGGAGGGGTGGCCGAGCGGTTGAAGGCAGCGGTCTTGAAAACCGCCGTACCGAAAGGTACCGTGGGTTCGAATCCCACCCCCTCCGCCAAGGTTTGATCCAGGCAGATACAACGAAGGCCGGACGACCCAAGCAATACAAGGGTTTCCGGCCTGTCTTGCGTCCGGGACCGTCCGCTTCCGTCCATTGACGACTTGATCCGGCAGGTTGTCGCGTGGGTCGGGCGAGACCTTGCCAAGGGAAGTACGCCGACCCGATGGAGGCCGTGAACCTGGCACAAGCAGCCGGCCCGGAGCAGGAAGCCCTCGGAAGGTGGCTGCTCGCCTGGAAGGAGCTCTATGGGGACACGGCCGTCCTCGTGCGGGAACTCCTCGACGTACTCCACCGTGCCAAGCCCAACGGCACATTCGGCGCGGTCATCACCCGCGCCCAGTGGGCACGCATCCCCGACCCCTGACTCCAGAACGTGCACCGGGGAGTCGCGTGTCGGGATGGACAAGTCACGGGTCGCGGGTCCCGAGTCGGGATGGACAAGTCACGGGTCGCGGGTCCAATGCCCTTGACGATTAACTCGCGACTCGTGACTCGCGACCCGTGACCCCCTTCATGGTATGCTTTGATCCATCGAACCATTGATGGATTCGAACCGAAGAGGGGAGAGTACCGATGGAACAGAGCATCAGCGCCACCGAGGCCCGAGTCCACTTTGGCCAATGGCTCCGGCGGGTGAAGGAGCAGAACATGACTCTCATCGTGGAAAGAGGGGGTAGCCCCGAGGCCGTGCTCCTCTCCATGGCGGCCTATGGCAAGCTCCAAGAGGCGCAACACCTTCGGGGCGGTCTTGAGGTGCTGGCCCGCGCCCGGGCGCTGCGAGAGACGATCCGGGCACGCAGAAGTGGCAGACCGCTCCCGGCACCTGAGGACGTGATCGCCGAGATGCGTGAGGAGCGTACCGATGAACTCGCCCCTGTGCGTTGACGCCGGCGTCGTCGTCCGCCTCCTGGTAGATACGCCCGAAAGCGAGCGAGTGCAGGGGCTCTGGGAGGCATGGCAGTCCGCCGACCGAACTCTCGTGGCTCCGACGCTTCTGTACTACGAGGTCACCCATGCCCTGTACCGTTACGAGAGGGCGGGAGAGCTGATCGGGGAGGAGGTGCAGCAGGCACTGGATACCGTGCTGGCGCTGCCCGTCCAACTCATCGGCGACAACGCCCTGCACGTCGAGGCGGTGTTGCTTGCCCGCCGGGCCGGGCTGCCCGCCACCTACGACGCCCACTATCTCGCCCTGGCGGAACGGCTGGGGGCCGAGTTCTGGACCGCGGACCGCAAGCTGGTCCGGCATCTGGGCGCAGCCCTGCCCTGGGTGCGTTGCGCTCTCGATATGCCGTAGGAGGTTGCGAGTCCCCGATGCCATCCGAGCCTGGTCGCCGCCGGCGAAGGTTGGGAAGAGGCGGGGTCGGAAACCAAAGCAGCAGCAGCTTGTGTGAGGTCGCACGGCGGGGCAAGCCCCGCCCTACGAGTCGAAGGGGAGCCCATTGACCGAACAGCTGGAAGTCCTCAAGGACATCGTCTCGCGCCTCGACCGGGCCTGCATCCCCTACATGGTGAGCGGCTCGGTGGCCATGAACTACTACGCTCTGCCGCGGATGACCCGCGACATCGACCTGGTGGTGGAGCTGCGGCAGGGCGACGTGGGCAAGCTCGAGCGGGTGCTCGGGGAGGACTACTACTTCAGCCCCGAGGCGGCGGCCACCGCCCTGGCGCGGCGGACGATGTTCAACCTCATCCACCAGGGGTTCATGGTCAAGGTGGACTGCATCGTCCGCAAAGACACGGAGTACCGGCGGCTCGAGTTCTCGCGGCGCCGGCAGGTGGCGGTGTTGGGCGTCTCGTTCCACATCGTGGCGCCCGAGGATCTCATCCTGTCGAAACTCGACTGGGCCCGAGACAGC from the Thermodesulfobacteriota bacterium genome contains:
- a CDS encoding type II toxin-antitoxin system Phd/YefM family antitoxin; this translates as MEQSISATEARVHFGQWLRRVKEQNMTLIVERGGSPEAVLLSMAAYGKLQEAQHLRGGLEVLARARALRETIRARRSGRPLPAPEDVIAEMREERTDELAPVR
- a CDS encoding divergent polysaccharide deacetylase family protein — protein: MARRRKARRGRRRLLGWAGTVVLALLVGLAGGYLYRELPRRPEPPPGASFQPSDASRALRAWSDLVGPLDPRGTRVAVADRAAGRILRQRLEAAAQRHGARVVETSHGEGALGLELRAGEGRFPVELWWSLPPALPPTPLLAIVIDDLGRSREEAQAFLDLPLPITPAILPHLPLSSQVAHLARERGREVLLHLPMQPQGYPERDPGEGALLEGMDEEAVRRSVARNLVSVPGAAGVNNHMGSRLTELELPMRWVMNELAARGLYFLDSLTSPRSVAAQAAGRAGLRWARRDVFLDNDRDEEAVGRQIEKAVEAARAGGFAVAIGHPHAVTHRALARWAPAIEAAGVQVVPLGEGLRRRGGGSMERAAASRPLSAAKP
- a CDS encoding S41 family peptidase; its protein translation is MRRTALFSLAVVLAGLALVQGPSARAPELAPEARDDLYRRLKVLSEVLDIVQRDYVEEISAEDLVYGAVQGIVSRLDPHSSFLNPDMFREMQVETEGAFGGLGIEVSVRDGRLTVVAPIEDTPAAVAGIQPGDVIVMIEGEPTQDMELMEAVRRMRGPKGTQVTIHVLREGLESPLAFTLVRDVIRIRSVRSRRVDGIGVVRVAQFQQGTHAEVRKALGELSEEGPLDGLILDLRNDPGGLLDQAVKVADLFLKGGTVVSTRGRDPEQEVIYTARDDGDEPDLPLIVLVNEGTASASEIVAGALQDHGRALVLGERTFGKGSVQTILPLSDGSGLRVTTSLYYTPADRSIQAKGIVPDVHVPSGAVTVVQPLPPHGQTREEDLRGHFEHPPIEAAEPGPEAAEAAEDLQLERALELLKGWKIFQALGSGADRNPARGSGGP
- a CDS encoding dihydropteroate synthase, encoding MILVAENCTVTHPDVARAVREEDVGPLEVLAEQAQRAGAAYLDVNLGAGRWGGPEAMAFVLGALAPWWRGGLLVDTLRAPVMERACELWQGPVVCNGYSGDSGREEILEVAAHRGADLVVLLMARGIPRGVDARLALAVELAGRCEARGVGVDRLWFDPVVAPLGWVDGQEYDAELLEVLRRLPEVLGQPVKTILGLSNLTTGAAARGRVPWLQEVFLAAAAGAGLTHVMADVRNPGVLRTVRALDVLAGRRLFAPEELL
- the serS gene encoding serine--tRNA ligase, which produces MLAIKWIRDNADAVRTYLKRRRAEVDLDRILALDDRRRDLLQELEALRNRRNEISRRVGQRKREGGDAADLVAEMGGVGERIKELEASLREVEPVLDDLLLRVPNAPHASVPSGEGEGDNPVVRTWGEPRTFDFEPLPHWEVGERLGILDFERAAKISGARFVVLKGLGSRLERALIQFMLDLHTREHGYLEVLPPFLVNSRAMTGTGQLPKFAEDLFHLEGTDYYLIPTAEVPVTNLHMDEVLPEEDLPVRYVSYTPCFRAEAGAYGKDTRGMIRQHQFDKVELVKFAHPDRSYEELEGLTANAEEILKRLGLPYRVVSLCTGDLGFSSAKTYDLEVWLPSQGVYREISSCSNFEDFQARRASIRYRPKGGKGTQLVHTLNGSGLAVGRTLVAILENGQQADGSVLIPEALRPYMGTDRIA
- a CDS encoding type II toxin-antitoxin system VapC family toxin — translated: MNSPLCVDAGVVVRLLVDTPESERVQGLWEAWQSADRTLVAPTLLYYEVTHALYRYERAGELIGEEVQQALDTVLALPVQLIGDNALHVEAVLLARRAGLPATYDAHYLALAERLGAEFWTADRKLVRHLGAALPWVRCALDMP
- a CDS encoding DUF4388 domain-containing protein, whose protein sequence is MPLQGNIESFGISEIFQLISQQGKTGTLEIQTPHGLARLRFLEGNLLEAWPDKRTPAEYIGSLLVRSGLVTAAQLAQALDAQRQSLRRLGDILLRMGVVRIADFQGVLALQHRETAYRLLQLRRGSFRFVPGPVEPEEGVSVPMDVGELLMEGFRQLDEWPKLLERVPSEKQVYGRVAETPEATDLGRAQSRVYQLVDGTLTVREVVDRARLGEFVGWEALAHLCEKGLITPLGAARYARVEPKPARLSRVPDALAALGLAALAAALLFLFAGQGVDTVRRLARAARQAGAEAGAVVERGRRWEAGAPFVRQDAQRPSPSPPAGEGLEEGSQPSQGNR
- the amrA gene encoding AmmeMemoRadiSam system protein A, with protein sequence MPLQPRDRRTLLRIARDAAAAAARRERFSAPPPESAALREPRGAFVTLHRSGTLRGCIGTFEASAPLYSTVAEMARSAAVGDPRFEVLRPAELPEVEVEISVLSPLRPARAEEVVAGHHGVYLERGYQRGVLLPQVAVEHGWDRETFLEQTCRKAGLPPGAWRHGTTIYVFEAEVFGEEACEEGN
- a CDS encoding Na/Pi cotransporter family protein; protein product: MMQQMAFGVVGGLGLFLFGMRIMSEGLQRSAGARLRQLLQMLTRNRIVALLVGLVVTAVVQSSSATTVMVVSFVNAGLMNLTQAVGVILGANIGTTVTAQLIAFKIQHYALPAIGAGMGLKLFTKREKWQNTGEILLGFGLLFFGMTVMRDAFGPLRSDPMFQEWFIRFGASPLLAIGVATIFTMIVQSSSATVGITMALAATGLLDFKACVAIILGDNIGTTITANLASIGTNAAARRTARAHSLFNLCGVAWILLVLPLFMELVDAITPGNPDFVIQTAEEAALLGGAVGDKPYIARHIANAHTLFNVVNCLVFLPLLGLLTRAASWLVPDKAGAVELEFHLKYLNPKVLDTPDIALGQARLEVARMAQVTDAMLRRSWEYFQTGEEASFNRVVQKEQLVDLLQKEITDFLTHLSQKSISADASKEVADMLHVIADLERVGDHAENLAKLAARMHRNKIEFTEDARAGIRDIFAVAQEFVGFAAHHMTTRDTAILSQARAFEDRINHLEDNLREGHIRRLQEGACQVAPGLIYIDMLTNLEKIGDHAYNVAEFLAGAR